A single genomic interval of Myxococcota bacterium harbors:
- a CDS encoding MFS transporter codes for MTPKPWLRRALGRITNAPALTSRQHRVLWLVSLASLFDQYDRSLIVMALPQIQAGLSIPESQVGLLGSFVRFGSLPALFIALAADRLGRRRALLGTVLAYTLLTGASAFAPDLRTFLGLQFLSRVFGTAEMLIAVVVISEEFDAATRGWGVGAFLSIQALGVGLASILLPLAASTPNGWRGLYLVGLGPMLLLAWLRRSLPETARFEARERALGARLTAQRYFVPMLKLVRAYPQRFVATATQLFFMGTAYAAADFFGPKYLQQAHGWTPGQVSTMYLTAGGLAILGAPLLGRLGDRIGRRPVAIAASAGLIVFALGFYNGAGPWLVPLWVAAIFTVVGHDAVLSAYGAELFPTSHRSTAAAARLIVATLAGMLGLALESALYAATGSHWQAISILLVIGLASPLVIAVAFPETAGRSLEEISPEHEELQGETT; via the coding sequence GTGACCCCGAAGCCCTGGCTCCGGCGCGCGCTCGGCAGGATCACGAACGCTCCTGCGCTCACTTCGCGCCAGCACCGGGTGCTCTGGCTGGTGTCGTTGGCCTCGCTGTTCGACCAGTACGACCGCTCGTTGATCGTGATGGCCCTGCCCCAGATCCAGGCCGGTCTCTCGATTCCCGAGAGTCAGGTCGGACTGCTCGGCTCGTTCGTGCGCTTCGGCTCGCTGCCCGCGCTGTTCATCGCGCTGGCCGCGGACCGGCTCGGCCGGCGCCGCGCGCTGCTCGGCACGGTGCTCGCGTACACGCTCCTGACCGGCGCTTCGGCCTTCGCGCCCGACCTGCGGACCTTCCTCGGGCTCCAGTTCCTCTCGCGCGTGTTCGGCACGGCCGAGATGCTGATCGCGGTCGTGGTGATCAGCGAGGAGTTCGACGCCGCGACCCGCGGCTGGGGCGTGGGGGCGTTCCTGTCGATCCAGGCCCTGGGCGTGGGGCTCGCGTCGATCCTGCTTCCGCTCGCCGCCTCGACCCCGAACGGCTGGCGCGGGCTGTATCTCGTGGGTCTGGGGCCGATGCTCCTCCTGGCCTGGCTGCGCCGCAGCCTGCCCGAGACCGCGCGCTTCGAGGCCCGCGAGCGCGCGCTGGGCGCGCGACTCACTGCCCAGCGCTACTTCGTGCCGATGCTCAAGCTCGTGCGCGCCTACCCGCAGCGCTTCGTGGCCACGGCGACGCAGCTCTTCTTCATGGGCACGGCCTACGCCGCCGCGGACTTCTTCGGACCGAAGTATCTGCAGCAGGCGCACGGCTGGACGCCCGGCCAGGTCAGCACGATGTATCTCACCGCGGGCGGTCTCGCGATCCTGGGCGCGCCGCTGCTCGGGCGGCTCGGCGACCGCATCGGCCGGCGGCCCGTGGCGATCGCCGCGTCGGCCGGGCTGATCGTGTTCGCGCTGGGCTTCTACAACGGCGCCGGCCCCTGGCTCGTGCCACTCTGGGTGGCGGCCATCTTCACGGTCGTGGGCCACGACGCCGTGCTCTCGGCCTACGGCGCCGAGCTGTTCCCGACCTCGCACCGCTCCACCGCAGCGGCCGCGCGTTTGATCGTGGCCACGCTCGCGGGCATGCTCGGGCTCGCGCTCGAGTCCGCGCTCTACGCCGCGACCGGCTCGCACTGGCAGGCGATCTCGATCCTGCTGGTGATCGGCCTGGCCTCGCCGCTGGTGATCGCCGTCGCGTTCCCCGAGACTGCGGGTCGCAGCCTCGAAGAGATCTCGCCGGAGCACGAGGAGCTCCAAGGAGAAACGACATGA